CATCCCTCACAGGGCTCTGTATTCTGGCAATTTTCCTTTTAACTCTGTCATCCAAATAGAACCTGATATAATCCTGATACCGTGGCATAAAGCTATAAGGAGGGTTTGATAAGTCATTGGGGGCAATAAACGAATAATATTCATCCCCCGGAATCAAATAGCCACCAAAATCATCGCTTTTCCTGTCATGAAGGGACAGATACTTTAAATAATTTGTAGCCTCCTGATAATGTATTAGTTGCCGTATATATTGCTCATATTCTTTAGAAGGCGGTAAATTCTTATCAATCTGAAGTGTCACCTCGCTTTTCCAATTTTGTATACATTGCTTAAACTCATCAATTTCAAGAGCATTACAATCTATGTCACGATTATATTTATACTGTAAAGCCCAGTATTTTTCAAGGAAAGCATAGTTCCCCGCAGCATTTCCATCAATTGATAAATTGGAAATTGAATTTTCTATTCTAAATTTAATAACTAAAGTATCACCCGGCTTTAAATATATATCAAAGCTGAAGAAAATCTTTCCAGTACTCTTATTCAGGATTTGGTAGTACTCCGGTTTAATAGAATTTATCTCAAAAATAAACTGGCCTTGACTATCAATTTCAGTGGAATCCAATATGCAGCACACATTTCTATTGTACTCGTAATCCTGGCTATGAATAAGGTATAGTGATATTCCTGTAAATGGGGGGTAATCTCCAATAATACAGGCAGAACTGGATTTAGCCAGAACTTTTTCTGACACAACAAAGCTGAAAACAAAGAGGATTAAAGCGAAGTATAGTTTCCGGTAGTTGGAGATTGCCATAATAATTTGATTATAATTCTAATTTCGGCTTTAATTGTTTTTTTATTTTTTCCACGAATAAATTGATTTTGTATTTAAATTTTATTATTTTAAAACTTAAAATCTAAACCGTAAAAGAAAAATAATCAGCAATAGGACTTCACCCATTCAATGGCCTTTTCTTTATCTGTGAATAGCCTCACTGGTACTGCCGGCTTGTTGAATGAAAGCCATAAGTTGGTCGCGATCTCAATAAACTTGGATGGTGTGATAAAGGCCCCGGAAATAATATTTTTTGTGGCTTCTTCTGAGGAGAAATAGGCACGGGCTTCTTTGGTGGCCGGATCCATTTCCGTGAGGTCACCAATCATGCAAAGCCTTCTGTTGCCGGTAACCTGCAGGCGCTCAGCTACTACTTTTCTGGCCAAAGCAAGATCGTAATGAACTTTGGGCCGGAACAGCACGAATACAATATCGTCTTCAATCCAGATGCTGATATGCTCGTTGTCAATTCTTTTAGTTTCCATTTTTAATATTAATATTAAATGCAGGGGTTAATGGACCGGAAGGCTAGCACAATCTTCAGAGCTATCCGAATACTAGGTGAACACATTCTGGCTACCATACCATATTCCAGTGCGGTATCTCTTTTAAAACTGACTTTAAAATGGTTGAGGTTCGTATCATTACGGCTGAAGTATTTCTGCTGGTGCCGAAGCGTATACCTGCCGTTTTCCACAGCAATGCAAGCCTTTTGTGCCCTCTCTAAAATAGCTCTTCCGTTCTCCACAGAAATATCTGCTTTAGGTGACTTCTCCAGAATTTCTGTGCCTGTTTCCTGGGCATATCCGAAGGAAATCGCCAGGCAAATAATTGTTGACATGAAGATTAGTTTCATTTAATAATTTTCACGAAAGGTAAATATTCAGCAGCCTCAATCCTGCACAAAATAATGTGGGAATTCGGTTG
This DNA window, taken from Bacteroidia bacterium, encodes the following:
- a CDS encoding TlpA disulfide reductase family protein is translated as MAISNYRKLYFALILFVFSFVVSEKVLAKSSSACIIGDYPPFTGISLYLIHSQDYEYNRNVCCILDSTEIDSQGQFIFEINSIKPEYYQILNKSTGKIFFSFDIYLKPGDTLVIKFRIENSISNLSIDGNAAGNYAFLEKYWALQYKYNRDIDCNALEIDEFKQCIQNWKSEVTLQIDKNLPPSKEYEQYIRQLIHYQEATNYLKYLSLHDRKSDDFGGYLIPGDEYYSFIAPNDLSNPPYSFMPRYQDYIRFYLDDRVKRKIARIQSPVRDEDYLSIIAEVAKHSFSGEARDIAINIAALKFPLFLNDEALEILEDLSDFYSNNFSNHKNYEKFKIFSDYLMSLKSGSLAPKLNLPDAYGNSVDLADFKGKVVYLNFWGTWCQPCLDAIPEKDALIRRYEGKDVVFINIALETGDKEIQIWKNFLLRQDKGCLHKRIHQETHCYQEKYTLLQKDNFPTKKSSLLQFIGLRLIC